In one window of Solanum pennellii chromosome 2, SPENNV200 DNA:
- the LOC107009364 gene encoding phytosulfokines 3-like — protein sequence MSRASASFFFIILLLCFSLSYAARPQPLFHEATLNNIQHQDVVEPKKVGKEESCKGVKEEECLERRTLATHLDYIYTQNQNP from the exons ATGTCTAGAGCATCTGCCAGCTTTTTTTTCATCATCCTTCTCCTCTGTTTTTCCCTGTCCTATGCTGCTCGCCCTCAACCCCTTTTTCACGAGGCTACTCTCAACAATATTCAACACCAG GATGTTGTTGAACCAAAGAAAGTTGGTAAGGAAGAGAGTTGCAAAGGAGTAAAGGAAGAAGAATGTTTAGAAAGGAGGACTTTGGCTACTCATCTTGACTATATCTATACCCAAAATCAGAACCCTTGA